A stretch of the Planktothricoides raciborskii GIHE-MW2 genome encodes the following:
- a CDS encoding helix-turn-helix domain-containing protein: MLLGFKTQLKINQTQRQQLARHAGVARHAYNWGHGLCLGILSHNTHCSPEEKIKFSTAIDLHKWLNKLVKPESPWYYEVSKCAPQYAYLSSHPTVARLL, translated from the coding sequence ATGTTATTAGGGTTTAAAACACAACTTAAAATCAATCAAACCCAACGGCAACAACTTGCTCGCCATGCGGGAGTGGCACGTCATGCCTACAATTGGGGTCACGGTTTATGTTTAGGTATTTTATCACATAATACTCATTGTAGCCCAGAAGAAAAAATTAAATTTTCTACAGCCATTGACTTACATAAATGGTTAAATAAATTAGTCAAGCCAGAAAGTCCCTGGTACTATGAAGTTTCCAAATGTGCGCCTCAGTACGCTTATTTGTCATCTCACCCAACGGTGGCAAGATTGCTTTAA
- a CDS encoding transposase, with protein sequence MFHGSPLYSLLFHGSPLSWFTSFLFSLDVPVAPTDKIVDVVGIDLGIKALANLSTGACRKQSKKLAKLQRKVSRKVSGSANRHVGVHRKSQRESQ encoded by the coding sequence ATTTTTCATGGTTCACCTCTTTACTCTTTACTCTTTCATGGTTCACCTCTTTCATGGTTCACCTCTTTCCTCTTTTCTCTAGATGTTCCCGTTGCCCCCACAGATAAAATAGTAGATGTAGTTGGGATAGATTTGGGGATAAAAGCCCTGGCTAACCTATCAACCGGAGCCTGTAGAAAGCAATCGAAGAAACTGGCAAAACTCCAAAGAAAAGTTAGTCGAAAAGTATCGGGGTCAGCCAATCGCCATGTAGGGGTTCACAGAAAAAGCCAAAGAGAAAGCCAATAG
- a CDS encoding SRPBCC family protein, whose product MKNWLEHSVFVEVDIPIDFVWSLWSDLEQMPRWMKWIESVEILEDDPDLSKWKLASGGFEFSWLSRILKLVPNQIIQWESIDGLPNQGAVRFYDRHNKSIVKLTISYKIPGFLGEIMDNLFLGRVVESTIQADLDRFRDYALKAYAEN is encoded by the coding sequence ATGAAAAATTGGCTAGAACACAGCGTTTTTGTGGAAGTAGACATCCCCATAGACTTTGTTTGGAGTCTTTGGTCTGATTTAGAACAAATGCCTCGGTGGATGAAGTGGATTGAATCCGTGGAGATTCTAGAAGACGACCCTGATTTATCTAAATGGAAACTCGCATCTGGGGGATTTGAATTTAGTTGGCTTTCTCGGATTTTAAAATTAGTCCCAAATCAGATTATTCAATGGGAATCCATTGATGGACTGCCTAACCAAGGGGCTGTTCGTTTTTATGACCGCCACAATAAAAGCATTGTGAAACTGACCATCTCCTATAAAATTCCCGGATTTTTGGGCGAAATTATGGATAACCTGTTTTTAGGCCGAGTGGTGGAATCAACCATTCAAGCGGATCTCGACCGATTTCGTGATTATGCACTCAAAGCTTACGCCGAAAATTAA